The proteins below come from a single Takifugu flavidus isolate HTHZ2018 chromosome 6, ASM371156v2, whole genome shotgun sequence genomic window:
- the lias gene encoding lipoyl synthase, mitochondrial: MALFKQNCSIVSRFFTNQLLLTHTYSTRFHTNSLSTAVNSAPERAERRKHLDGDGPHLQDFISGDLAEKSKWAEYRGNLKREKGERLRLPPWLKTEIPIGKNYNRLKNTLRGLNLHTVCEEARCPNIGECWGGGEYSTATATIMLMGDTCTRGCRFCSVKTARQPSPLDPDEPYNTAKAIAAWGLDYVVLTSVDRDDVADGGAEHFAKTVSILKEKSPQILVECLTPDFRGDLVAVEKIALSGLDVYAHNVETVRELQRHVRDPRANFDQSLSVLKHAKKVKPTLLSKTSIMLGLGETDQQILNTLMELREAGVDCLTLGQYMQPTKRHLKVEEYITPERFSYWEKVGNDMGFVYTASGPLVRSSYKAGEFFLKNLLKEKKAEEAMADGKAPSSL; this comes from the exons ATGGCGTTGTTCAAGCAAAACTGCAGCATTGTTAGTCGTTTCTTCACAAACCAGCTGTTGCTGACTCACACCTACAGCACACGG TTTCATACCAACAGTCTGTCAACTGCTGTGAACTCAGCGCCTGAACGCGCTGaaaggaggaaacatctggatgGAGACGGGCCACATCTGCAAGACTTCATCTCTGGAGACCTGGCTGAGAAAAGCAAGTGGGCAGAATACAGAGGCAACctgaagagggagaagggagagag ACTGAGGCTTCCTCCATGGCTGAAAACAGAGATCCCTATTGGAAAAAACTACAACAGACTAAAGAACACATTGAGAGGCCTAAATCTGCACACA gtgtgtgaggaggccaGGTGTCCTAACATTGGGGAGtgttggggaggaggagaataTTCCACAGCTACAGCCACTATTATG CTGATGGGGGACACATGCACCCGTGGGTGCAGGTTCTGTTCTGTAAAGACGGCTCGACAGCCCTCGCCGTTGGACCCAGATGAGCCTTACAACACAGCCAAGGCAATCGCCGCCTGGGGTCTGGATTACGTTGTTCTCACCTCAGTTGACAGGGACG ACGTTGCGGATGGAGGGGCTGAGCACTTTGCCAAAACAGTCTCAATTCTGAAGGAAAA GAGCCCTCAGATTTTGGTCGAGTGCCTGACCCCTGATTTTCGTGGTGACCTGGTAGCTGTAGAGAAGATCGCTCTGTCGGGTTTAGACGTGTATGCGCACAATGTGGAGACGGTGCGCGAGCTACAAAG ACATGTCCGTGACCCCAGAGCCAACTTTGACCAGTCACTGAGCGTCCTGAAGCACGCCAAAAAAGTTAAACCCACTCTGCTCAGCAAGACCTCCATCATGTTAGGACTGGGAGAAACTGACCAACAGATATTAAACACCTTGATGG AGCTTCGAGAGGCTGGAGTGGACTGTTTGACACTTGGCCAGTACATGCAACCCACCAAGCGCCACCTAAAG gtggAAGAATACATCACTCCAGAGAggttttcctactgggagaaAGTTGGAAATGATATGGGTTTTGTTTACACGGCCAGTGGTCCACTGGTGCGGTCCTCCTATAAAGCAG GCGAATTCTTTCTGAAGAATCTGCTCAAGGAGAAAAAGGCCGAAGAGGCGATGGCTGATGGAAAAGCACCAAGCTCACTTTAG
- the ugdh gene encoding UDP-glucose 6-dehydrogenase has protein sequence MEPPDPEERSSCVLQESCQTPQLSTADLRALALADDLAQKEPPKPKPRQRTFGKKLQTVDKVEEDAQSQEFSRPQTSSISIPLYTDTSSDPAWAEEERMNSCSNSEQWQLRDNFVSDNNNNNPDSKDSGAFEENHYPVAQLDHLSHLTTKTGDSRYKDVGVMCRTSRNCSKTTQTSQKLLYKTVESKYLGTCKLLDHKVCVDGSQPQTVNSLRAVVYQKWLQEKKEAMKETLLLKKKEEITRDKKEKEQEDQKKAVAAGYEAWRKCKSENLEVKAREKQAKMRKEQRDLKEKEERKQSAKQVYEKWKFEHDQKLKEKLRKQREVERKSQLQKQENEEDRRKDSKYAFTSWSEMKRKVNERLKKEHQSLKNKAEEERHLKEERNKMAIEVFENWLMVQIKRICCIGAGYVGGPTCSVIAQMCPEITVTVVDVNESRIKAWNSETLPIYEPGLKEVVESCRNTNLFFSTDIDSAIRDADLVFISVNTPTKTYGMGKGRAADLKFIEACARRIVEVSDGYKIVTEKSTVPVRAAESIRRIFDANTKPSLNLHVLSNPEFLAEGTAVKDLKEPDRVLIGGDETTEGQAAIRALCAVYEHWVPKERIITTNTWSSELSKLTANAFLAQRISSINSISALCEATGADVEEVAKAIGMDQRIGSKFLKASVGFGGSCFQKDVLNLVYLCEALNLPEVASYWQQVIDMNEYQRRRFACRIIDCLFNTVTGKKIALLGFSFKKDTGDTRESSSIYISKYLLDEGAKLFIYDPKVVKEQIVYDLSQPNISEDNPQRVSELVTVTTDPYDACQSAHALVICTEWDMFKELDYEKIYKKMLKPAFIFDGRRLLDHLHPLLQEIGFQIETIGKKVTPARIPYNPAPVGPRVPPSEPPTKKSKA, from the exons ATGGAGCCCCCAGAccctgaagagaggagcagttgTGTTCTACAAGAAAGTTGCCAGACGCCACAGTTATCAACAGCTGACCTCAGAGCTTTGGCCTTAGCAG ATGATCTCGCTCAGAAGGAGCCACCAAAGCCTAAACCAAGACAACGGACATTTGGAAAGAAATTGCAGACTGTTGATAAAGTGGAAGAAGATGCACAGTCTCAGGAGTTTAGCAGACCCCAGACCTCTTCTATATCCATTCCTCTCTACACCGACACATCAAGCGACCCAGCT TGGGCAGAAGAAGAGCGAATGAATTCATGCAGCAACAGTGAGCAGTGGCAGCTCAGAG ATAACTTTGTGtctgataacaacaacaacaacccagaCAGCAAAGACTCTGGAGCATTTGAAGAGAAT CATTATCCCGTGGCACAGTTAGATCACCTCTCTCACCTCACTACAAAGACGGGCGATAGCAGGTATAAAGATGTTGGTGTGATGTGTAGAACATCGAGGAATTGCTCAAAGACCACTCAGACATCTCAGAAACTGTTGTACAAGACAGTGGAATCAAAGTATTTGGGGACCTGTAAACTTCTGGATCATAAAGTCTGCGTAGATGGATCTCAACCACAAACTGTGAATTCTCTCCGAGCTGTCGTTTACCAG AAATGGCTTCAGGAGAAAAAGGAAGCAATGAAAGAGACACTGTtgctgaagaagaaagaggaaatcaCAAGAGACAAAAAGGAAAAG gagCAAGAGGACCAGAAGAAAGCTGTAGCTGCAGGTTATGAGGcttggagaaaatgtaaatcAGAGAATCTTGAGGTGAAAGCCAGAGAAAAGCAAGCTAAAATGAGAAAGGAACAAAGAGACctcaaagagaaggaagaaagaaagcaatCTGCAAAACAG GTGTATGAAAAGTGGAAATTTGAGCATGATCAAAAACTCAAAGAAAAGTTAAGAAAACAAAGGGAAGTTGAAAGGAAAAGTCAGttacaaaagcaggaaaatgaggaggacagaaggaaagaCAGCAAATACGCTTTTACCTCCTG gtctgaaatgaaaagaaaggtTAATGAAAGACTCAAAAAAGAGCATCAATCCTTAAAAAATAAAGCGGAGGAGGAGCGCCAtttaaaagaagagagaaacaaaatggCCATAGAAGTGTTTGAAAATTGGCTG ATGGTTCAGATCAAGAGAATATGCTGCATTGGCGCCGGGTATGTGGGAGGGCCCACGTGTAGCGTGATCGCTCAGATGTGTCCAGAAATCACAGTGACTGTTGTGGACGTCAACGAGTCTCGCATCAAAGCCTGGAATTCAGAAACTCTTCCCATATATGAG CCAGGCCTGAAAGAGGTTGTTGAATCATGCAGAAACACCAATTTGTTTTTCTCTACGGACATAGACTCAGCCATCAGGGATGCAGACCTGGTCTTCATCTCT GTCAACACCCCAACAAAGACCTACGGGATGGGGAAGGGTCGCGCTGCCGACCTGAAGTTCATTGAGGCGTGTGCTCGACGGATCGTGGAGGTGTCTGATGGCTATAAGATCGTCACAGAGAAGAGCACGGTCCcagtcagagctgctgagagcATTCGGCGGATATTTGATGCCAACACGAAGCCCAGCCTCAATTTACAT GTTCTGTCCAACCCAGAGTTCCTTGCAGAGGGAACAGCGGTCAAAGACCTGAAAGAGCCAGACCGAGTCCTGATCGGTGGAGATGAGACGACTGAAGGGCAAGCGGCGATCAGAGCGTTGTGCGCCGTCTACGAGCACTGGGTCCCCAAAGAGCGAATCATCACCACCAACACGTGGTCATCAGAGCTTTCCAAACTG acagCCAATGCTTTCCTGGCACAGCGaatcagcagcatcaacagcatcaGCGCTCTGTGTGAGGCCACAGGGGctgatgtggaggaggtggccaaGGCCATTGGGATGGACCAGAGAATAGGCAGCAAGTTTCTTAAAGCCAGCGTAG GTTTTGGTGGAAGCTGCTTCCAGAAGGATGTGCTGAATTTAGTCTACCTTTGTGAAGCCCTCAACCTGCCCGAGGTGGCCTCCTACTGGCAGCAG GTGATAGATATGAATGAGTACCAGAGGAGGCGGTTTGCCTGCAGGATTATTGATTGTCTCTTCAACACTGTCACAGGGAAAAAGATTGCCCTTCTGGGCTTCTCCTTCAaaaaagacacaggtgacacaag GGAGTCTTCTAGTATCTACATTTCTAAATATCTGCTGGATGAAGGTGCCAAACTCTTCATCTATGACCCCAAAGTTGTAAAGGAGCAGATAGTTTACGACCTGTCCCAGCCGAACATCTCTGAGGACAACCCACAAAGAG TGTCGGAGCTGGTGACGGTCACCACGGACCCTTACGACGCCTGTCAGAGTGCACACGCGCTGGTGATCTGCACAGAGTGGGACATGTTTAAG GAACTGGATTATGAAAAGATCTACAAGAAGATGCTGAAGCCGgcgttcatctttgatggccgcCGGCTGCTCGACCACCTGCATCCTCTCCTCCAGGAAATTGGCTTCCAG ATCGAGACCATTGGAAAGAAAGTGACCCCGGCACGGATCCCCTACAACCCGGCCCCCGTGGGCCCCCGCGTCCCTCCCAGTGAACCTCCAACCAAGAAAAGCAAagcctga
- the rpl9 gene encoding 60S ribosomal protein L9 — protein MKTILSSQTVDIPDKVEVRLKGRTVIVKGPRGKLVREFNHINLELCLLGKKHKKLRVDKWWGNRKELATVRTICSHVQNMIKGVTLGFRYKMRSVYAHFPINVVIQENGSIVEIRNFLGEKYIRRVRMRQGVNCAVSAAQKDELILEGNDIELVSNSAALIQQATTVKNKDIRKFLDGIYVSEKGTVVDPEQ, from the exons ATGAAGACTATTCTCAGCAGTCAGACTGTCGACATCCCCGACAAAG TCGAGGTGAGGCTGAAGGGGCGTACGGTCATCGTCAAGGGGCCCCGCGGGAAACTCGTCAGGGAGTTCAACCACATCAACCTGGAGCTTTGCCTTCTGGGCAAGAAGCACAAAAAG CTTCGTGTGGACAAGTGGTGGGGCAACAGAAAGGAGCTGGCTACAGTTCGCACCATCTGCAGCCATGTCCAGAACATGATCAAGGGAGTCACTTTG GGTTTCCGCTACAAAATGCGCTCCGTGTATGCCCATTTCCCCATCAATGTTGTCATCCAGGAAAATGGAAGTATAGTAGAAATCAGGAACTTTCTGGGAGAGAAGTACATCCGCCGTGTCCGAATGAGGCAGG GTGTGAACTGTGCCGTATCTGCAGCCCAAAAGGATGAGCTGATCCTTGAGGGTAACGACATTGAGCTGGTGTCGAACTCAg CTGCTCTTATCCAACAGGCCACCACAGTCAAAAATAAGGATATCAGGAAGTTCTTGGACGGTATTTATGTATCTGAGAAGGGAACTGTTGTGGACCCAGAACAGTAA